Proteins encoded together in one Penaeus vannamei isolate JL-2024 chromosome 41, ASM4276789v1, whole genome shotgun sequence window:
- the LOC113826975 gene encoding shematrin-like protein 1, translating into MKYLAVVLLAALACASPVEKREADADPSLPFYGQTYGYPSYYRGYGYPYSYSHALHKRSADPEPDADPSLLYNHYRPYSAGYGYVRPYTYGYPYSHAHALHKRSAEPEADASVVHPHTYSYTHAAPVVSYGYPYTYGYGYPRGYGY; encoded by the exons ATGAAGTATTTG GCGGTAGTGCTTCTGGCGGCCCTTGCTTGCGCTTCTCCAGTGGAGAAGCGAGAGGCGGACGCCGACCCTAGCCTCCCCTTCTACGGTCAGACTTATGGCTACCCGAGCTACTACCGAGGCTACGGCTACCCATACAGCTACTCCCACGCCCTCCACAAGAGGTCCGCTGATCCTGAACCCGATGCTGATCCTTCCCTCCTGTACAATCACTACCGCCCTTACTCTGCAGGTTATGGCTACGTTCGCCCTTACACCTACGGCTATCCCTAcagccacgcccacgccctccacaAGAGGTCGGCCGAACCAGAAGCTGACGCCTCCGTTGTTCACCCGCACACTTACTCCTACACCCACGCCGCTCCTGTCGTCTCCTACGGCTATCCCTACACCTACGGCTATGGCTATCCCAGGGGCTATGGATATTAA
- the LOC138860390 gene encoding shematrin-like protein 1: MKFLAVVLLAALACASAVEKREADADPSLPFYGQTYGYPSYYRGYGYPYSYSHALHKRSADPEPDADPSLLYNHYRPYSAGYGYVRPYTYGYPYSHAHALHKRSAEPEADASVVHPHTYSYTHAAPVVSYGYPYTYGYGYPRGYGY; encoded by the exons ATGAAATTCTTG GCGGTAGTGCTTCTGGCGGCCCTTGCTTGCGCTTCTGCAGTGGAGAAGCGAGAGGCGGACGCCGACCCTAGCCTCCCCTTCTACGGTCAGACTTATGGCTACCCTAGCTACTACCGAGGCTACGGCTACCCATACAGCTACTCCCACGCCCTCCACAAGAGGTCCGCTGATCCTGAACCCGATGCTGATCCTTCCCTCCTGTACAATCACTACCGCCCTTACTCTGCAGGTTATGGCTACGTTCGCCCTTACACCTACGGCTATCCCTAcagccacgcccacgccctccacaAGAGGTCGGCCGAACCAGAAGCTGACGCCTCCGTTGTTCACCCGCACACTTACTCCTACACCCACGCCGCTCCTGTCGTCTCCTACGGCTATCCCTACACCTACGGCTATGGCTATCCCAGGGGCTATGGATATTAA
- the LOC113826985 gene encoding uncharacterized protein — MYCQKKNLFTHYRGVAVGNITYIPISTHVFGYICIYVRVHVCACLSVGVLELLILPYGRLFLALGVDTFGIQSSCKSKDGSPAYKKFDDFNRHIRRQAITKAADMQFLAVVLLAALACASPVEKREADADPSLPFYGQTYGYPSYYRGYGYPYSYSHALHKRSADPEPDADPSLLYNHYRPYSAGYGYVRPYTYGYPYSHAHALHKRSAEPEADASVVHPHTYSYTHAAPVVSYGYPYTYGYGYRRGYGY, encoded by the exons AtgtattgccagaaaaaaaatctgttcacgcACTATCGGGGTGTGGCAGTTGGAAATATCACATATATCCCTATATCTACACATGTGTTtggttatatttgtatat ATGTGcgagtgcatgtatgtgcgtgtttatccgTCGGTGTGCTAGAATTGCTCATACTTCCTTACGGGCGACTTTTCCTTGCTCTCGGCGTCGATACCTTCGGAATTCAGTCATCCTGCAAGTCCAAGGACGGAAGTCCCGCATATAAGAAGTTCGACGATTTCAACAGACACATTCGCAGACAGGCAATCACAAAAGCAGCTGACATGCAGTTCTTG GCGGTAGTGCTTCTGGCGGCCCTTGCTTGCGCTTCTCCAGTGGAGAAGCGAGAGGCGGACGCCGACCCTAGCCTCCCCTTCTACGGTCAGACTTATGGCTACCCTAGCTACTACCGAGGCTACGGCTACCCATACAGCTACTCCCACGCCCTCCACAAGAGGTCCGCTGATCCTGAACCCGATGCTGATCCTTCCCTCCTGTACAATCACTACCGCCCTTACTCTGCAGGTTATGGCTACGTTCGCCCTTACACCTACGGCTATCCCTAcagccacgcccacgccctccacaAGAGGTCGGCCGAACCAGAAGCTGACGCCTCCGTTGTTCACCCGCACACTTACTCCTACACCCACGCCGCTCCTGTCGTCTCCTACGGCTATCCCTACACCTACGGCTATGGCTACCGCAGGGGCTATGGATATTAA
- the LOC138859164 gene encoding shematrin-like protein 1, producing the protein MKFLAVVLLAALACASAVEKREADADPSLPFYGQTYGYPSYYRGYGYPYSYGLRHGLHKRSADPEPDADPSLLYNHYRPYSAGYGYVRPYTYGYPYSHAHALHKRSAEPEADASVVHPHTYSYTHAAPVVSYGYPYTYGYGYRRGYGY; encoded by the exons ATGAAATTCTTG GCGGTAGTGCTTCTAGCGGCCCTTGCTTGCGCTTCTGCAGTGGAGAAGCGAGAGGCGGACGCCGACCCTAGCCTCCCCTTCTACGGTCAGACTTATGGCTACCCTAGCTACTACCGAGGCTACGGCTACCCATACAGCTACGGCCTCCGCCATGGACTCCACAAGAGGTCCGCTGATCCTGAACCCGATGCTGATCCTTCCCTCCTGTACAATCACTACCGCCCTTACTCTGCAGGTTATGGCTACGTTCGCCCTTACACCTACGGCTATCCCTAcagccacgcccacgccctccacaAGAGGTCGGCCGAACCAGAAGCTGACGCCTCCGTTGTTCACCCGCACACTTACTCCTACACCCACGCCGCTCCTGTCGTCTCCTACGGCTATCCCTACACCTACGGCTATGGCTACCGCAGGGGCTATGGATATTAA
- the LOC138860336 gene encoding shematrin-like protein 1 yields the protein MQFLAVVLLAALACASPVEKREADADPSLPLYGQTYGYPSYYRGYGYPYSYSHALHKRSADPEPDADPSLLYNYYRPYSAAYGYVRPYTYGYPYSHAHALHKRSAEPEADASVVHPHTYSYTHAAPVVSYGYPYTYGYGYPRGYGY from the exons ATGCAGTTCTTG GCGGTAGTGCTCCTAGCGGCCCTTGCTTGCGCTTCTCCAGTCGAGAAGCGAGAGGCGGACGCCGACCCTAGCCTTCCCTTGTACGGCCAGACTTATGGCTACCCTAGCTACTACCGAGGCTACGGCTACCCATACAGCTACTCCCACGCCCTCCACAAGAGGTCGGCTGATCCTGAACCCGATGCTGATCCTTCCCTCCTGTACAATTACTACCGCCCTTACTCTGCAGCTTATGGCTACGTTCGCCCTTACACCTACGGCTATCCCTAcagccacgcccacgccctccacaAGAGGTCGGCCGAACCAGAAGCTGACGCCTCCGTTGTTCACCCGCACACTTACTCCTACACCCACGCCGCTCCTGTCGTCTCCTACGGCTATCCCTACACCTACGGCTATGGCTATCCCAGGGGCTATGGATATTAA
- the LOC113826982 gene encoding shematrin-like protein 1, which yields MKFLAVVLLAALACASAVEKREADADPSLPFYGQTYGYPSYYRGYGYPYSYSHALYKRSADPEPDADPSLLYNHYRPYSAGYGYVRPYTYGYPYSHAHALHKRSAEPEADASVVHPHTYSYTHAAPVVSYGYPYTYGYGYRRGYGY from the exons ATGAAATTCTTG GCGGTAGTGCTCCTAGCGGCCCTTGCTTGCGCTTCTGCAGTGGAGAAGCGAGAGGCGGACGCCGACCCTAGCCTCCCCTTCTACGGTCAGACTTATGGCTACCCTAGCTACTACCGAGGCTACGGCTACCCATACAGCTACTCCCACGCCCTCTACAAGAGGTCGGCTGATCCTGAACCCGATGCTGATCCTTCCCTCCTGTACAACCACTACCGCCCTTACTCTGCAGGTTATGGCTACGTTCGCCCTTACACCTACGGCTATCCCTAcagccacgcccacgccctccacaAGAGGTCGGCCGAACCAGAAGCTGACGCCTCCGTTGTTCACCCGCACACTTACTCCTACACCCACGCCGCTCCTGTCGTCTCCTACGGCTATCCCTACACCTACGGCTATGGCTACCGCAGGGGCTATGGATATTAA
- the LOC113826987 gene encoding uncharacterized protein, producing the protein MYVRVHVCACLSVGVLELLILPYGRLFFALGVDTFGIQSSCKSKDGSPAYKKSDDFNRHIRRQAITKAADMQFLAVVLLAALACASPVEKREADADPSLPFYGQTYGYPSYYRGYGYPYSYSHALHKRSADPEPDADPSLLYNHYRPYSAGYGYVRPYTYGYPYSHAHALHKRSAEPEADASVVHPHTYSYTHAAPVVSYGYPYTYGYGYRRGYGY; encoded by the exons ATGT ATGTGcgagtgcatgtatgtgcgtgtttatccgTCGGTGTGCTAGAATTGCTCATACTTCCTTACGGGCGACTTTTCTTTGCTCTCGGCGTCGATACCTTCGGAATTCAGTCATCCTGCAAGTCCAAGGACGGAAGTCCCGCATATAAGAAGTCTGACGATTTCAACAGACACATTCGCAGACAGGCAATCACAAAAGCAGCTGACATGCAGTTCTTG GCGGTAGTGCTTCTGGCGGCCCTTGCTTGCGCTTCTCCAGTGGAGAAGCGAGAGGCGGACGCCGACCCTAGCCTCCCCTTCTACGGTCAGACTTATGGCTACCCTAGCTACTACCGAGGCTACGGCTACCCATACAGCTACTCCCACGCCCTCCACAAGAGGTCGGCTGATCCTGAACCCGATGCTGATCCTTCCCTCCTGTACAATCACTACCGCCCTTACTCTGCAGGTTATGGCTACGTTCGCCCTTACACCTACGGCTATCCCTAcagccacgcccacgccctccacaAGAGGTCGGCCGAACCAGAAGCTGACGCCTCCGTTGTTCACCCGCACACTTACTCCTACACCCACGCCGCTCCTGTCGTCTCCTACGGCTATCCCTACACCTACGGCTATGGCTACCGCAGGGGCTATGGATATTAA
- the LOC138860328 gene encoding shematrin-like protein 1 has product MKFLAVVLLAALACASPVEKREADADPSLPIYGQTYGYPSYYRGYGYPYSYSHALHKRSADPEPDADPSLLYNHYRPYSAGYGYVRPYTYGYPYSHAHALHKRSAEPEADASVVHPHTYSYTHAAPVVSYGYPYTYGYGYRRGYGY; this is encoded by the exons ATGAAATTCTTG GCGGTAGTGCTCCTAGCGGCCCTTGCTTGCGCTTCTCCAGTGGAGAAGCGGGAGGCGGACGCCGACCCTAGCCTCCCCATCTACGGTCAGACTTATGGCTACCCTAGCTACTACCGAGGCTACGGCTACCCATACAGCTACTCCCACGCCCTCCACAAGAGGTCGGCTGATCCTGAACCCGATGCTGATCCTTCCCTCCTGTACAATCACTACCGCCCTTACTCTGCAGGTTATGGCTACGTTCGCCCTTACACCTACGGCTATCCCTAcagccacgcccacgccctccacaAGAGGTCGGCCGAACCAGAAGCTGACGCCTCCGTTGTTCACCCGCACACTTACTCCTACACCCACGCCGCTCCTGTCGTCTCCTACGGCTATCCCTACACCTACGGCTATGGCTACCGCAGGGGCTATGGATATTAA